The Acidovorax sp. RAC01 genomic sequence GGCTGCGCCGTCTGTTTGTCAAACAACTGGCCGGCACGCGCAAACAACAGCTTCAGGTGGTCGTTCAGCTCCGTCATCGTGCCCACGGTGGATCGGCTGGAGCGCACCGGGTTGGTCTGGTCGATGGCAATGGCCGGGGGCACGCCCTCGACCTTGTCCACCGCCGGTTTGTCCATGCGGTCGAGGAACTGGCGCGCGTAGGCGCTGAAGGTCTCCACATACCGGCGCTGGCCCTCGGCGTACAGCGTGTCAAACACCAGGCTGGATTTGCCCGAGCCGCTGGGGCCGGTCACCACCGTGAGCTCGCCGGTGCGGATGTCCAGGTCCAGGTTCTTGAGGTTGTGCTGGCGCGCACCGCGGATACGGATCAGTCCCTGGGTCATGGAAGGCAGTCTTTTCGGGGGTAAGGCGGAAGATTCTAGGGATGCGCCGCCCGTCGCGCCGCCGTATCGCAATTGCCCCCAGAAGTCGGTGCACTGCTACTGACTGCTGCGCCAGCGCAGAACCACACGTAACGTTCGGAAACTACTGACGCGGCTGTCACCTTCGGTCGATAAACTGGTTTTGCTTTCAAAAAGATACAAGGAGACACGATGAAACCAGCCAAGAAGCTGGCCGCAATGGCGGCCCTTTTCGCTGCAGTGATGCTGCCAGCACACGCGCAGATCCTGGTCGGCCAGACCGCGGGGTTCAGCGGGCAGGTAGCCGCAGGAGTGCGCGAGACAACGGACGGCGCGCTGCTGTTTCTGGATGCGGTCAACGCCAAGGGCGGCGTCAACGGTCAGAAGGTCGAACTCGTGTCACTGGACGACAAGTTCGACCCCAAGCTGGCAGCTGAAAACGCGCGCAAGCTCATTGAAGAGCAGAGCGTGGTGGCCCTGTTTCTCACGCGCGGCACGCCGCACACGCAGGCCATCATTCCGCTGCTGGACAAGCATGGGGTCCCGCTGGTGGCGCCGTCTACCGGGGCTATCGTGCTGCACCGGCCGGTGCAAAAGTACATCTTCAACGTGCGCGCTACCTACCAGCGCGAGGCCGAAAAAGCCATGACCCACCTGGCCTCCATGGGCGTGAAGCGCATTGCGCTGGTCTCGGCCAACGACACCTTTGGCGATGACGGCATTGCCGGCGCGCTCAAGGGCCTGGCGGCCAGCAACCTGCAGCCCGTGCTGCAGGAAAAATTCGACCGCGCGAAGCCGGACTTCGCCCCCATCGTGGCCAAGGCCGCCAAGGCCGATGCGCAGGCGGTGCTGATGGTGGCATCGGGCGCAGCTGTGGTCGATGCCACCAATGCACTGCGCCAGGCCGGCTCTGCCGCCCAGATCGTGACGCTGTCCAACAATGCCTCGAGCGGCTTCATCAAGAGCCTGGGCGCCAATGGCCGTGGCGTGATCGTGACGCAGGTCTTCCCCAATGAACGCGCCATGACGTTCCCGCTGGTCAAGGAAGCGCAGGACCTGGCACGTGCCAAGGGGCTGGGCGAGCTGAGCCCCGCCATGCTCGAAGGCTTTGCCGGGGCCAAGGTGCTGGTCGAGGGCCTGCGCCGTGCGGGCCCCAAGCCCACGCGCGAGAAGCTGCAGGCCGCGCTGGAAACCCTGCGCAAGTTTGATCTGGGTGGGCTGGAGCTGAACTTCTCCCCCGAAGACCATACGGGGCTGGATTTCGCCGATCTTTCCATCATCGGCACGGACGGCAAGTTCCGTCGCTGAGCCCCGGCGGCGCTGCACCGGTGCAAGGGATGCCCATGCGATACGACAGTGCCACACGACCATGCCATGACGGCGCTGGCGGCATGGCAGGACGCATCGGCAATGACCTTGGAGGCGCCGCACCGGCTATGCACCGCACAGGCAGGCGCCTTCCGCCGCCACCACCGCGTGTTCATTCCGCGCGCGCCGTCGCCACATCTTTCCGGCTACGCATTTCTACAGATGCCGCGCCGTATGCCTTGCCTACACTGGCACCCCTTCCTCACACCCTACACACATGCACGCCATCTTCAAGCTTGGGCAAGTCGCCGCAGTGGCGTCACTGACCCTGGGCATTGCCCATGCGCAGATCCTTATCGGGCAAACGGTGGGCATTACCGGCTCGGCCGCTGCCACGGTGGCCGAATCCATGCAGGGCGCAGCGCTGTACATCGATCACGTCAACGCGCGCGGCGGTGTGGGCGGGCAGAAGATCGAGGTCATCTCGCTGGACGACAAGTTCGACCCCAAGCTGACGCTGGAAAACACGGTCACGCTCGTCGAGCAAAAGGGCGTGATTGGCCTTTTCATGACGCGCGGCACACCGCACACGCAGGGCATCATGCCCTTGCTGGAGCAGCATGGCGTGCCTCTGGTGGGGCCCTCGACGGGCGCCATTGCGCTGCACCAGCCGGTCAGCAAGTACATCTTCAACGTGCGCGCGCCCTACCAGCGCGAGGTGGAAAAAGCCATCACGCACCTGAACACGCTGGGCATGAGGCAGATCGGCGTGGTGCATGTGGACGATACCTTCGGCGCAGACGGCCTGGCCGGAGCGCAGGCAGGCTTCAAGGCCAACAGCATCGAGGCGCTGTTCGTCGAGAAATTCGACCGGGCCAAGCCCGACTACAGCGCCATCGCGCCCCGCGTGGCCCAGAAGCAGCCGCAGGCGGTGATCTTCATCGGCACGGGCGCCGCGGTGGTCGATGGCATCAAGGCCCTGCGCACTGCGGGTGTCACAGGGCAGATCGTGACGCTGTCGAACAATGCGTCGGGCGGTTTTGTGAAGGCGCTGGGCAGCCAGGCCCGCGGCGTGGTGGTCACGCAGGTGTTCCCGTCGGAGCGCTCGCTGAACTATCCGGTGATCAAGGAGGCCATGGACCTTGCGCGCGCACGCAACCAGGGCGACCTCACGCCTGCCATGGTCGAAGGCTTCGTGAGCGCCAAAGTGCTGGTCGAGGGCATCCGGCGCGCAGGCCCCAAGCCCGACCGCGCCAGGCTGCACGCCGGCCTTGAAAGCATTCGAAAGTGGGACCTGGGCGGGATGGAGCTGAGCTACAGCGCCACCGACCACAGCGGCCTCGATTTTTCCGACCTGTCGATCATCGGCAGCGACGGGCGCTTCAGGCGCTGAACAGGCCCTGGCGCTGCCCGGCGCGTTGGGCGGGCTGATCCAGGCAATGGCTGAACAGACTGCCTGGCAAGCGTCAGGGGCAACGGCCGAACCCCACAAGCCCGTAGAGGAGCCGGCAGGGCACGGGCATGGGCGACGGCAGGGCTTGCCAGCCAGCTCCGACTGACCACCACCGAGGCGGCGCGAGACGCAGGCAGCAGCAGCGCAAAACGCGGCGGAACGCGCCTTCCAGCGCTTGCCACGTGGGCTTGAGCCCAGACGCAACACGAAACCGGTCAACCGACCGCAGCGTGCGCGCCCCGGAGCGCGTGGCCTGCCAGAAGGAAGGCCCGTGGCGATACCGGAACGGGATTACTTGGCTTCGCTGGCGCCCGATGCGGGCGTGGCCGCAGTCGGCGCAGACGCGGGCGTGGCGGCTGCAGAGGCAGGCGCGGCAGGTGCGTGCGAGGTGTCCGTGCCGTGCTTTTCGCCGCCCATGTCCAGGTTGCTACCACCCTTGATGATCACAAACATGGCGAGCGCGGCAAACACGACAAATCCAACAGCAATTTTCCACATGGCAATTCTCCGTAATTGAGGTTCACTTAAAAAAAGGCCTTCCGGCGGGGAAGGCCCTTGATTAAGTGTCCCGGCATTGCGGCCGGGACGCCGGGCGGACCCGCTTTCAGTCGTCTGCGTAGATGTCGTTGTTCTTGGTTTCCTTGACGAACAGGAGACCGATCACGAACGTTGCACCCGCGATGACGATGGGGTACCAGAGGCCGTGGTACATGTTGCCGTTCTGGGCCACCATCGCGAACGCAATGGTAGGCATCAGGCCACCGAACCAGCCGTTACCGATATGGTAGGGCAGCGACATCGATGTGTAGCGGATGCGGGTCGGGAACATTTCCACCAGCATGGCGGCAATCGGGCCGTACACCATGGTCACGTAGATCACCAGGATCGTCAGGATCACGACGATCATGACCTTGTCGATCTTGGCGGGATCAGCCTTGGTGGGGTAGCCAGCAGCCTTCAGGGCATCGGCCACTTCCTTCTTGAAGGCGGCAATGTTCTTGGTGCTTTCTTCGTCGAACTTGCTGTTCACGACCTTGGCGGTGGGCGCAGCAATGACCTTGTCGCCGATCGTCACGGTCGATGGGCCGGCGGCAGTGGCCGTCACGTTCTCGTAGCTCACCGAGTTCTGGGCCAGGAAGCGCTTGGCGATGTCGCAGGACTTGGTGAAGTCGATTTCACGTGCCACGGGGTTGCCCTGGAACGAGCAGTCGCCAGCAGGTGCCGACACCACGATCTTGTTCTTGGCCTGGGCAGCTGCCAGGTCAGGATTGGCGGCGTTCGTGAGCATGCTGAACAGCGGGAAGTACGTCACCACGGCCAGGGCCATGCCGGCCAGGATGATGGGCTTGCGGCCGATCTTGTCCGACAGCGTACCGAAGATCACGAAGAACGGCGTACCGATCAGCAGCGACATCGCCACCAGGATGTTGGCGGTGGCACCGTCCACACGCAGCACGCTGGTCAGGAAGAACAGCGCGTAGAACTGGCCCGAGTACCAGACCACAGCCTGACCAGCCACCAGGCCGAACAGGGCCAGCAGCACGATCTTCATGTTCTTCCACTGGCCGAAGGCTTCGGTCAGCGGGGCCTTGGAGGTCTTGCCCTCGGCCTTCATCTTCTGGAAGGCAGGCGATTCGTTCATCGACAGGCGGATGTACACCGAGATGCCCAGCATCACGATCGACACGATGAACGGCACGCGCCAGCCCCAGTCGGCGAAGGCGGCTTCACCGATGATGGTGCGGGTACCCAGAATCACCATCAGCGACAGGAACAGGCCCAGCGTTGCCGTGGTCTGGATCCAAGCCGTGTAGGCGCCGCGGGAGCCTTGCGGAGCGTGTTCGGCAACGTACGTGGCAGCACCGCCGTACTCACCGCCCAGGGCCAGGCCCTGCAGCATGCGCAGGATGATCAGGATGATGGGAGCCGCAACGCCGATGGTGGCGTAGTTGGGCAGGATACCGACGATGAAGGTCGACGCACCCATCAGCAAAATGGTCACCAGGAAGGTGTACTTGCGGCCGATCATGTCACCCAGGCGGCCGAACACCAGCGCACCGAACGGACGCACGATAAAGCCCGCAGCGAAAGCCAGCAGCGCAAAGATGAAAGCAGCCTGCGGGTCCAGACCCGAGAAGAACTGCTTGGCGATGATGGCCGCGAGCGAGCCGTACAGGTAAAAGTCGTACCACTCGAAGACGGTGCCGAGCGAAGACGCGAAGATGACCTTTCGCTCTTCGGCTGACATCGGCCGCGGTGCGGGATGGGTGTTTGCCATGGGTGTGTCTCCTGTTGGTTATTCAGACCGCGTGACAGCGGACTGCACGCATTCTTGGAGACGCCACTGACCACGCTCTGACGCCAAACCAACAGGAGCTTTCACCAAACTGACCGCTCTCTGACAACTTAGGGTGAAACCCGCACGCTTGCTTTCGACATGCGGGAGTTGGGCGGTTTCAGGCCTTCGGCGGGTCTGCACGGCTGACAGGTGTGCGCTGCATCGCGCAGCGATTTGTCAGCCCGAATCGGAAAAACCGTGCGTTCTGGCAACGCCGCACGGTGGGCCACATCAGCCCCGCGGGGGCAGGCCCGAGCCGATCTGGCCTGCGGCCTCCCATTGGCCGCTTTCGAACCAGGGGTCGGCATCCAGGTAAGCGCGCAGCATCGGCAGGCCGTCCAGGCCCCAAAAGAGCTTTCCGTCCACCTCAAACGCGGGTACGCCAAACACCCCTGCGGCCTGGGCGGCCTCGGTGTTGGCACGCAAGAGGGCCTTGGGCGCGTCGCTCGCGGCATCCTGCCCCGGGCGGATCTGCTCGGCCAGTTCGGCAGCCAGGGCGCTCAGCCGCCCCGCGTCGAGCGCGTCGTGCCCGCCCTGCCACACATGGCGCAGCACGGCACCGGCCACAAAGCGGTTGATGTGGCCGTCATCGCTGCAAGCCAGCGACTGGCGCAGCAGAGGCAGCGGGTTGAACGGGTGGCGCGCCGGCATCTGCAGCGGCGTGCCCTCCGCATGGCCGAGCCACGTGACATGGCGGTAGGTCCAGTCGCGCTTGGGCGCAATCCCGGCGGGCCCCGGGTTTCCATGCTGCTGCAGCAGCGCGCCCAGCAGCACGGGCTTGTAGGCCACGCTGTAGCTCAGGCCTTCGAGCACCTCGGGCAGGCGCTCGAACGCCAGCCAGGCGTAGGGCGACACAAAGTCGAGATAGAACGTGATGCGTTTCATGGCGGAGGTCTCCTGGGGAAATTCAGTCATCGGCATCCCTGGCACCGTGCCGGGCGGGCAGGTGCCCGAGAGGCCGCGTCAGGCCGACGGCGTGGCGATGCCCGCACGCACCAGCAGCTGCCGCCAGATGCCGCGTCGCAGGTCGGCATCGGCGCGGGCCCAGATGCGGATTTCGTCCAGCGTGCGAAAGCAGCCCTCGCAGTGGCTGCGGTCGGGCGACATGCGGCATACCGAAATGCAGGGTGAGGGCACCGGCTCGACAGATTCTTGGTCAAAATAGCCTTCAGCGCTTGTCTCTATTGCCTTTTTAGCTAGTAAATCGATAGCATTCATGGTGCAGGACCCTCCTGCACCACATCCACCACCGGCGCGCCGGTCAGCCGCTCCAGGTCGGACGGGTGCAGTGCAAACACGGCATGCGGGTGCCCCGCGGCGGCCCACACCACATCAAAGCGCAGCAGGTCGCGGTCGATCAGCGTGACGGGCGGTGTGGCGTGCGCCAGCGGGGCCACGCCGCCAATGGAAAACCCCGTGCGCTGCTTGACGAAGTCCGCATCTGCACGGCCCACCTTGCCCACGTGGGCCTCGACCTTTTTCTCATCCACACGCCGGTCGCCCGAGGTGACCACCAGCACCGCGGCGTCGTCGCTCTTGCGTCGAAAGATGATGCTCTTGGCCACCTGCCCGACCAGGATGCCCAGTGCATCGGCAGCCTGCTGCGCGGTGCGGGCTGCGTCGTCCAGCATGCGCGGCATATGGGTGTGGTTCTGCGCCTGCAGGGCTGCGGCCACGCGCTGTACGCCCTCGGGCAATGTCTTCAACTCCGCTCCGCACATTCGTTCGGCTCCTGATGGGGTGTCTGCTTGGGTAGGAATGCGATGGCCGCACCGGGGGCCCGCACACATCGGTGAGCGCGCATTGTCGTGCGGCGCGCGGGGGCATGTTGTCCGTGGGGGTGATCCACCGCAGTCCGCCCGCACGTTGACCCGTGCCCCGTGCGATCAGGCCGTGCGGCGCGCCAGCAGCGCGTTGGCGGCACGAGAGTGGGGCCTCCGGCCGAGAAAGTCGCTGATGAACGCACCCGCATCGATAAGCCTGTCCAGGTCGATACCCGTCTCCACCCCCATGCCTTGCAGCATGTAGACCACATCTTCGGTAGCCAAGTTGCCCGTGGCGCCCTTCGCATACGGGCAGCCGCCCAGGCCCGCAATCGATGTCTGGAAGTTCCACACGCCCAGCTCCAGGGCAGCCAGCGTGTTGGCCAGCGCCTGGCCGTAGGTGTCGTGAAAGTGGCCCGACACCGCGTCGATGCCGAAGTGCTGCAGCGTGGCCTCCAGCGCGCGCTGCACCTTGCCCGGCGTGCCCACGCCAATGGTGTCGGCCACGTCCACGCGCTGCACGCCGATGCCCTGGAGCAGGCCGGCGAGGTACGCCACGCGCTCAGGCGCAATGTCGCCCTCGTACGGGCAGCCCACGGTGCAGCTCATGGCACCACGCACGCGGATGCCGGCAGCCAGAGCAGCCTGCACCACAGGCGCAAAGCGCTCGATGCTCTCGGCAATGCTGCAGTTGATGTTGCGCTGGCTGAAGGCCTCGCTGGCCGAGCCGAACACCACGATTTCATCGGGCTGGTCGAGCACAGCGGCTTCAAAGCCCTTGAGGTTGGGCGTGAGCACCGAGTACGCCACGCCCGGCTGGCGCGAAATGCCGCTCATCACCTCGTGGTTGTCGGCCATCTGCGGCACCCACTTGGGCGACACGTAGCTGGTGACCTCGATCTCCTGCAAGCCCGCAGCCTGCAGTCGGTGTACCAGCTCGATCTTGACGGCGGCGGGGACGGGGGTCTTTTCGTTCTGCAGGCCGTCGCGCGGGCCGACATCGATGAGTTGAACGCGGGAGGGAATGCTCATGGGGCTACCAGTTCAAGAGGACACAAAACACCAAGGATGCTCGATTGTCTGGCGTGTGCCCCGCCGGGGCCACCCCATTTCCTGCCAGTCCATTCGCCGGACGCGCCATCAGGCTGCCCGGACATTCGCGCCTTCCACCTCGTCGCGCAGCAGCGCCACCATGGCCTGCGCCGCCAGCGACAGCGGCCGCCCGCGCAGCGTGATCAGGCCGATGGGCCGGTGCAGCACGGGCGCCTTCAGTGGCCGGGTGACCACTTCGGGCCGCTGCACCACCTGCGCGGCCAGCTCGGGCAGCGCGCTCACGCCCAGCCCTGCTGCCACCATGGCGGCGATGGTGGCCAGGTGCTCCACCTCGTAGCGGGGCGCAAAACGGATGCGGTGGGTCAGCAGGGCCTCCTGCGCGTACTGGCGCACGCTGGTGCCGGCGGGCATGGAGATGTGGGGCATCGCGGCCACATCGGCCCAGGCCACGGCGCTGCGCCCCCGGGCCAGCGGGTGCTGGCGGCCCATCAGCAGCACAAAGCGGTCAGACACCAGCGGGGTGTAGTCCAGATCGGCGTACGCCGGGTTGGCCGCCGTCAGGGCAAAGTCCACCCGGCCTGCGCGCACCATGTCAAACGCCGGGCCGGCCAGGCTGTCAAACAGCTCCAGCTGCACGCCCGGGTACTGGGCCGCAAAGCGGGCAAAGGCCCGCGGTACGGCGCCCGCTGCGAGCGATGGCAGCGCAGCCAGGGCAATGCGCCCCACCTGCAATTGCGCCACCTCCTGCACGCGGCGCACGGTTTCATCCATCTGGTGGCGCAAAAAGCGCGCCTGCTCGGCAAACACCTCGCCCGCCTGCGTGAGCTGCACCGTGCGCGTGGTGCGGTCAAACAGCCGTGCGCCCAGCATCTCCTCCAGCCGCGCCACGGTACCCGACACCGCCGACTGCGACAGGTGCATCTGCAGCGCAGTGCGCCGAAAGCTCAGCGTGTCTGCCAGTGACAGGAACACATCCACCTCGCGGGCAGACCAATTGATCTTCATAGCCGATCAGTCTATCGAAAAAGACGTCTGGACCGCGCAATGACGGCTGCCTAGACTGGCCTCTGAAGCGAACGGATTCGCCCAACGACAAGGAGAAAGGATGGACCCGATGGACAAGAGTTCGCCACGCAACGCCCGCACCGTGGTCGTCGGTGGCGGCACCATGGGCGCCGATGTGGCCGTGGTGCTGGCCCGGGGCGGCGCCCACGTCACGGTGGTCGACCCGCACGCCGACCGCCGCGCACTGCTGCTGCCCCACATCGCGCAAGAGCTGGCCGCCGCAGGCCAGGCCACCCACGCAGGCCCGGTGCAGGTGTGCGCCAGCCTGCAGGATGTGGACTGGAGCGGCGTGGTGCTGGTGGTGGAATGCATCACCGAGCAACTGGCTGCCAAACAAAAGCTGTTTGCCGAGCTGGAAACCGTGGCGCCCCCAAACGCCGTGCTGGCCAGCAACAGCTCGGGCTTTCCCATCAGTGCCATTGCCCAGGGGCTGACCACGGCGCAGCGCATGCTGGGGCTGCACTTTTTCATGCCCGCCCACCTGGTGCCGCTGGTGGAGGTGGTGCTGGGCGAGCGCAGCAACCCGGCCCTGGGCACCTGGCTGCA encodes the following:
- a CDS encoding ABC transporter substrate-binding protein; amino-acid sequence: MHAIFKLGQVAAVASLTLGIAHAQILIGQTVGITGSAAATVAESMQGAALYIDHVNARGGVGGQKIEVISLDDKFDPKLTLENTVTLVEQKGVIGLFMTRGTPHTQGIMPLLEQHGVPLVGPSTGAIALHQPVSKYIFNVRAPYQREVEKAITHLNTLGMRQIGVVHVDDTFGADGLAGAQAGFKANSIEALFVEKFDRAKPDYSAIAPRVAQKQPQAVIFIGTGAAVVDGIKALRTAGVTGQIVTLSNNASGGFVKALGSQARGVVVTQVFPSERSLNYPVIKEAMDLARARNQGDLTPAMVEGFVSAKVLVEGIRRAGPKPDRARLHAGLESIRKWDLGGMELSYSATDHSGLDFSDLSIIGSDGRFRR
- a CDS encoding 2-hydroxychromene-2-carboxylate isomerase translates to MKRITFYLDFVSPYAWLAFERLPEVLEGLSYSVAYKPVLLGALLQQHGNPGPAGIAPKRDWTYRHVTWLGHAEGTPLQMPARHPFNPLPLLRQSLACSDDGHINRFVAGAVLRHVWQGGHDALDAGRLSALAAELAEQIRPGQDAASDAPKALLRANTEAAQAAGVFGVPAFEVDGKLFWGLDGLPMLRAYLDADPWFESGQWEAAGQIGSGLPPRG
- a CDS encoding DUF1289 domain-containing protein; the protein is MNAIDLLAKKAIETSAEGYFDQESVEPVPSPCISVCRMSPDRSHCEGCFRTLDEIRIWARADADLRRGIWRQLLVRAGIATPSA
- a CDS encoding MFS transporter, which codes for MANTHPAPRPMSAEERKVIFASSLGTVFEWYDFYLYGSLAAIIAKQFFSGLDPQAAFIFALLAFAAGFIVRPFGALVFGRLGDMIGRKYTFLVTILLMGASTFIVGILPNYATIGVAAPIILIILRMLQGLALGGEYGGAATYVAEHAPQGSRGAYTAWIQTTATLGLFLSLMVILGTRTIIGEAAFADWGWRVPFIVSIVMLGISVYIRLSMNESPAFQKMKAEGKTSKAPLTEAFGQWKNMKIVLLALFGLVAGQAVVWYSGQFYALFFLTSVLRVDGATANILVAMSLLIGTPFFVIFGTLSDKIGRKPIILAGMALAVVTYFPLFSMLTNAANPDLAAAQAKNKIVVSAPAGDCSFQGNPVAREIDFTKSCDIAKRFLAQNSVSYENVTATAAGPSTVTIGDKVIAAPTAKVVNSKFDEESTKNIAAFKKEVADALKAAGYPTKADPAKIDKVMIVVILTILVIYVTMVYGPIAAMLVEMFPTRIRYTSMSLPYHIGNGWFGGLMPTIAFAMVAQNGNMYHGLWYPIVIAGATFVIGLLFVKETKNNDIYADD
- a CDS encoding hydroxymethylglutaryl-CoA lyase, with the protein product MSIPSRVQLIDVGPRDGLQNEKTPVPAAVKIELVHRLQAAGLQEIEVTSYVSPKWVPQMADNHEVMSGISRQPGVAYSVLTPNLKGFEAAVLDQPDEIVVFGSASEAFSQRNINCSIAESIERFAPVVQAALAAGIRVRGAMSCTVGCPYEGDIAPERVAYLAGLLQGIGVQRVDVADTIGVGTPGKVQRALEATLQHFGIDAVSGHFHDTYGQALANTLAALELGVWNFQTSIAGLGGCPYAKGATGNLATEDVVYMLQGMGVETGIDLDRLIDAGAFISDFLGRRPHSRAANALLARRTA
- a CDS encoding YbaK/EbsC family protein, which codes for MCGAELKTLPEGVQRVAAALQAQNHTHMPRMLDDAARTAQQAADALGILVGQVAKSIIFRRKSDDAAVLVVTSGDRRVDEKKVEAHVGKVGRADADFVKQRTGFSIGGVAPLAHATPPVTLIDRDLLRFDVVWAAAGHPHAVFALHPSDLERLTGAPVVDVVQEGPAP
- a CDS encoding LysR family transcriptional regulator — encoded protein: MKINWSAREVDVFLSLADTLSFRRTALQMHLSQSAVSGTVARLEEMLGARLFDRTTRTVQLTQAGEVFAEQARFLRHQMDETVRRVQEVAQLQVGRIALAALPSLAAGAVPRAFARFAAQYPGVQLELFDSLAGPAFDMVRAGRVDFALTAANPAYADLDYTPLVSDRFVLLMGRQHPLARGRSAVAWADVAAMPHISMPAGTSVRQYAQEALLTHRIRFAPRYEVEHLATIAAMVAAGLGVSALPELAAQVVQRPEVVTRPLKAPVLHRPIGLITLRGRPLSLAAQAMVALLRDEVEGANVRAA
- a CDS encoding ABC transporter substrate-binding protein, with protein sequence MKPAKKLAAMAALFAAVMLPAHAQILVGQTAGFSGQVAAGVRETTDGALLFLDAVNAKGGVNGQKVELVSLDDKFDPKLAAENARKLIEEQSVVALFLTRGTPHTQAIIPLLDKHGVPLVAPSTGAIVLHRPVQKYIFNVRATYQREAEKAMTHLASMGVKRIALVSANDTFGDDGIAGALKGLAASNLQPVLQEKFDRAKPDFAPIVAKAAKADAQAVLMVASGAAVVDATNALRQAGSAAQIVTLSNNASSGFIKSLGANGRGVIVTQVFPNERAMTFPLVKEAQDLARAKGLGELSPAMLEGFAGAKVLVEGLRRAGPKPTREKLQAALETLRKFDLGGLELNFSPEDHTGLDFADLSIIGTDGKFRR